Below is a genomic region from Cydia strobilella chromosome 1, ilCydStro3.1, whole genome shotgun sequence.
TCACTTaaaagtaaatatcaaatacaaaatacattgaaAAGTAACTACACCCGTTACCAATTATAGTGATTACTTACATTAAACCTACTGTGCCTATTCAGAACCTTTAGTCAccaaacctaaaataaatatttactctgTTAGcagaatataattatgtatagtaTAAGCACCTAATCCTAATGAAATACACAAAATGCAAAAGGCATGTGCACCCCGATGGCGTGCATGTGCGCAATCTTTATGAGAGAAGGAGGCGATCAGAATCTGACGCACCGAGCGAACAAACAAAGGGAAAGAATAAAGATAAAGAACAAAGTGCATAAATCCACAAAACCAACGCATTTGACTATAtgaagtaatagggtcccgttttaccgtttgggtacggaaccctaaaaaagaaagaagaagaaaataaatgtatCCATAGAATAATAATCCAAAATGTTAAATATTCTGTCCGACTAAaggctaaaaataaataaaaaaccggccaagtgcgagtcggactcgcgcaccgagggttccatacttttttgatataaatttcaatttaacCTCTACGcgttcatttaaaattattaaaaatatttttattatatgatgtaactaaaaatttacgattttcgcaatttttcatttatctgtgctataagacgttgcttcgtaccaaatttcaagattCTGAGTTCACGGGAAGTACCTTGTAGGTTTTGATTCCCTTGCGAGTGTCGAAAATTTGCGGaaatttgcggcataaacggttgtatcttttgattgcgttggcttagaagtttgattttttcacagctccaAGGGACAGTAGACCAgagtatttgatataaatttCATCTTGATACCTCCCCACGTTCCTGagaaaaagggtcttgacagacagacagacggacggacggacaacaaagtgattctataagggttccgttttttcctttcgaggtacggaaccctaaaaataaatatttgagagacggcacaccgttTGCGTGATATGTGCGTGCACGACTCCAGTTTTCCACGCACACGTGCATATCAACGCAAGCATTCCAGCTAAAGGGATAAACTCATATTCGCCTGACTTGCTTTCTGGTAACTGATTGGctcataaaacatattaaaCCTTTGGATTGCCAAGGACGAACAAGACTATTGCGCACTGGCGATGACATGCACGCACGACGGTGCGCCGGTGTACGGCATCGCGCCGGACAACCGCACCGCACGCCTCTTTCTCGACACTTGCGACGTTCACGAATATAATTGTGACCACAAAACGAGTAAGAAACGTctactttataaattataataagtacCTTATATTGTCAAGATTGTGATATGTATACAACATCATCTGGCAAAGTCACACTACGCCACTTTTATGATTATTCAAACGTTCATTAGTACAACTGTGACCATACCACGTTTTCTTCTTCAGGCACTGGCCGTTTCGATTAGTTAATCTTTGTTGTACttatgaaatattaatattaattcgaATCCTATATGGGTTAACCTTTGTCTTAACTGCACAGATTACAGGCCGTGCATCGAACACCCAGTCACAGAAATCTCAACTCGTGCAGTCAGAGATTCGGACACAGAAGAATTGTTGAAAATGAAGTTGTCGACATCGTCAAATAGTCCAAACAAAATAGCAACGATAAATGCCAAGCGTCGACGAAAAAAAATACAGGGTTTCTCATAACtacaaaacttaataaaaacaagattagaaagggataaaatattAACATCCAGGAAAAACACTTGTTGGTAAAGCCCAATGTATGATTAAGATTTAGTCAAGAACAAAACTTATTTGATTACATTTACATAATGAAATCCAATTTaactttagtattttatttaattaataggtTGTTAACCTAACCTCGAAGAACAGTTTTTTAATGAAGTTTACATAGTTCTTAGGTATTACAATGGATTCTAATGATATTTTGTTAATTCagcaaaaaataatgtaattaatgAACATGAAgacacttaatattgtcttcggttaccgcgatagttactcatgaaataaaactatgaaaacggattatatcgcgtatattgaatttgaacgggtgacccgttgaccacgaacgctgtaaagagttcgaaacgtcgggatgtattataaattcaatatacgcgatataatccgttttcatagttttatttcatgaagacacttatttcaaaatatgtgtCGACACGCCAAATATTGGTTGATATTTGTACTTAGCGTAGAGCTTTTACCTATACtgtttaaaaagtattttataatttacttgCCTCTTTcccgtaggtacctactcctCCTTAATGCTTTCATATTACATACTTAATGTTAATACCTAGAAAGCGACTGCCAGGGAAATCAGGCCTTATCGGTATTAATCTGATTTTCTCCCTTCTCCTCTAAAAGCAACCgctaaatatcaaattatataaagtattacataaccttacctaacctaacACCTAACAAGCTACTAGAATCTCTCCATGAAGCCATAGCTACACTTACAccaaaatcaagaaatacaTGACGATAggttaaatacctaaactttaaTGAAGATACAGGGTTatcattggacaaaccctgaaatcccatgtagggttacttctcaggaatgctctaacgatatttttttttattagaacaaaagaaaaacaaatgtttttcaaacaaaaattaattccaatgatcgacaacaaaaagaaacatacaaaatgtgcggcaatgatgacatttgtcaaaagtcagaatcttattaatgtcataaataaaaaagataatcaataaggtcgaagaacgtttcatactatttattacctcaggagctattaacacatacaggctgctccaaagtaaaaaatcctaatttgttaatttcttcgtaaccgctacaccggttgttatgatactttgtatactgattctaaataccctaatgcatatgtacatttcggctttgtccgatggctaaggacaccctgtataaacaCTGTATTATTGAAACCTGCCACAAAAAGTGGTGGTATTGTTCTCAAtctataaataagtaggtacctatgttagaACATGCTGAAATCGGTTCATGTACTTAGTGCACCcattacaaaagaaaaaaaataaaggcaaattattattttttctcctTTTTTCTCTCCTAGGTTAAACTTAAGTTAACCAGAAGAAACTGTCAAAAATGCGTTTCAAAAATCCAGACAGCattcataataattttaattcacACTATGCCATTTTAAAATAGTAGGCGTAAGGCCGTCGAATAAATATTTACGActcaaatacttatttattccaGATTGTATTTTTAGTTCGTTTTTATTGCTCACTacattttttgagaaaataatttcacaatttttatCCCAAAGTAGTATGCTGTTCATCAATGAACGCTGATTAGAAAtgctttatttttaaccgacttcaatttcatagaaggaggaggttctgtattcggttgtggctatttttttttttatgtatgtttcgTTATCTTTTGCTCATATACATTCTATACTATCCCGAGATGCATTAGAGACAAACGAACGTACTTAATATGAAAAACATTTGTGCAGCAGAAAATGATACAGACTTTTATTACCAGTAAGTACTTACAGGGAATGAAAATTCTACTAAGTTAGGTCAGTgttattaggtattaaaaaaattaaaggtttatttcaataaataaaataaaataaactgacgTACGAGTATCAGCttaaactgaataaaataactaCTAATAAGCAGTGAATAGAGTAAGTAGTTATTGAATTGTCCTGAGCCTACTTGCTAAGTATGACAAAATATCATGTCAGAATAAAACTCCTAGCaccttgcaccatcccactaacccggggttaagagGGAAGAATAGCTTTGCGATCTTAACGAAATAATGGttctttttctatgaaatttccatttcgggagaaaacggtttccaaatcttaacaaatcactttgattttgatgtcgatcgcttcagcatTAAATACTCTAGGTTAGGTATAGGTTTCGTTTTTTCTTTGAAACGGAAAACCTTTAAacctagtttttcattgtgtcaataacatactaaaaattagggacaatgaaaaatatttagaagtggcaaaacattttctctttttgtatggacGAGTACGTGGTCCCtcttaaccggttaaaccgttaacccagtatcaaattgtaGGTACTGGTaaacatggtaactccaggtttaaccggttaaacctgggttagtgggatggtgcaagtggcgcttagtatttttttactgtattaAATTCAGTCCCTACACCTACACCAAACGTATTCCTCGTTTTTTTCAGCCATGACCATTTGGAGTTGGATTCAGGCGCATGTGTTAaacgtaaatatttaattattaatactttatttacccttcggaaattaaaatatattatgtaccacCACCATCTAATTCTCATCAAACGTGCTCTCACTTCTCCCTTCTATGGTAAACCGATGTCAAATATAACGAATATGTTGACCAACCAAACCATATTTTTGTCCCGACTAGTGCGATCAAAATGTTTAGTTCTTCCAGACTCTTCTACATAGCCAAAGTAAAATGTATATCGTGTCTTCTATAGGAAGATCACTGCTCACTGGCACAGTCGTGTCTGCATGACGGCGCCGAGGCTCGCGGCGTCGACGGCGATGGCCGCACCGTCCGCCTCTTCCTCGACGCCTGCGACCTGCACGAGTACAACTGCGACCACGGCACAAGTAGGATTCCCcacatacctaattatattgTCCCGTCAAGGTCATGGACCGCTGCTCGCGAACGTACGTCTGTGTGCATGATTGTACTTACGTTTGGCTAAGCCCAAATAcctttcgccaaatttcacttcctaACAAACATCGCAAGaatagtttcatttcccaaatgaatcCTAGGCAAAGTTACGCTTTGGTCAAATTATCGTTTGGCATGATTTCACTTTGTCAAATGTTACTAAGGCAAAAACTTACTTAGCAAACGTTTTATATTGGCTaatattatattccaaaaaGATGTTTGATCAAATTGTCACTTCgcaaatttggtaaataggcatctgttagaattttgaatttatatattatttctactcagaatcagtAGCTATTACCATTTTTACTGACAAAAAATATCCCCAAGTTTTTGGTCTATTTCAGTACAAGCTTCTATGATCATAACATAACGGACAAGCAAAAATTGTATGAACTTTTGGGGACACCGATTTCTCGTATTAGggtcgaaagagctcgtgatcctgactggaaataatttaaaaattcacgATTCTTAAATATAGGTTGtgggttatttttattaataaagtcatagtacagtacagtactaaaaaaaatatgtttttatttaattttcaatcaTCAAAATGTCGAAACCATACCAGTTAGACGCTTGATAGGAACAAATGGCAGTTCTGCAAACGTGAACCAACACACAtaaacacagaataactaatacataaatacatttcaaaattaaaacttcATACTTATATATGTAGTACAAATGTTATCGTGGGCTGGTTCACGTTTGCAGAATTCCAATATGCAGATATTAAACTATATGGGAATTCCAAGTGTAAAATGGAAAAACGGCAGATATATAATaaattgcataaataaataactgtttCTATAACTCAGTACCAAAAAGTGctcactatatttttttatcaaaataatggtagaAACATGTATTTGCAGCAATAAAGTCATAGTAAAATGTAGtaccaaaaatatttactatgttttttttaccatCAGAATGTCAAAACTCAATTTAATTAAGCGGTTATTAGATCCACACTGGCCAACGGAGCCCGAACTCGGGCTCGATGTCAAGCCCGATCATTTTTTGCAAGGGTCGTTTCTacagttgtgccgttcccggtaacattccccattttgtatggggaatgttaccgagcgagaaatttccccatacaaaatggctCGGCTCGGCACAACTCTAGTCGTTTCCGATTCGCGAAATATTGAAATATCAGACGGAGTGTGAATGCTAAATAAATAGCCAAATtattaatgatttaaattctgTTTTTCTTGCTCTCAACTCTTAGATATGTTAATTGTATATAACTTGTGTACATATTGCATGTTGTGAGAGATTTTAGATTTAGGTGTATATTTTGCATGCTGCTATTCAGCTAAATGTGTGATACCTTTTGTCAAAGAAAGatacaactccgtaatagatggatacagtctaaggaaaaaacgtgcctcgaaaatcaagaaaatttgattctcgttcagagggcgctactagttttggcctacagtcgtatagatggcgttgacggtttcgtttgttatttaacaattttaacgcatatcagtgaaagaacatgggtcaaaatcatcaaaataattaatgcaaataaaaaaaatcatttatctatatttaaatatattttatcgtatttttacaaatcttcaattttagttttaaagtgtgtcgacagatgacagtgaatttactggggttacaaaatttactatgacagtaccgctctagctTTTGTTAACCGCATTTAACGCAAATAAAGAgcttacatacttacttaaaaaacacTGCGATTATGGCGCAATGAgcacaatttaatttaagattcgTCACATATCAACCGAGTTTAGTAGGGAAAAGTTAAATAAATCATTGGTCCTTTTTTTAGTTAGGTATAGGTTATTTGTGTTAATGCTTGATATTATTTCTTTGCAGATTTCCAATTAATAACTGTAACAAGCCCGTGTACAGAAGATGAAGTTACGGAGAATATGGAAACGGTTACAGAAAATACAGAAATTGTACATTTACAGGACTCGAATCAGTAGACTCCAGACGCGGATGATTATAATTCCATGAAATTGCCACGCGATGATAACAATGTTGCCGAAGAGGGTCCACAGGATATTCAAAAATTAGACTTAAAAGAATCGTATTACAAATGAATTAAAAACAAGAACGCTATTCAAAAGCGTCTTCGCTGACCGACCGAGCGAATCGCAGTCATTTCGCAGTAATTACCTGATTTCGGCAAAGCTATGTTTGCTCAGTTTGTTTACTTAGTTTGGTGAATTTCATTCTATGCGTGTCGTACGAAGTACGAACATAGTGGGTGGTTATACTGGGTGCCTAGACTGCCTAGTCAACAtgcgtttacgctccgtagcgaacgaaacgcaactgtctctgtcgtaCTAATATGGAGGAGTAACAGAGAcgagagatgactacgctacgctacggagtACAGAGCGtcaacgattggcacgttggctaggcaccttctATTACATACTACACAGTTCTTCACACCGAAACGAAACTATTGGACCGATTTCGTTAAACGGGGAGATTAATCACTTCCAAAAAGGAGCTATTTCTCTATATGAAAAAAAGTATAAGACGTAGTCGAGTCAGTTTTTAAGCTTTTCgagttaatattaaattttaactaaaagtttaaaaatttatattaattaataattattagattttattttaccgcGTTGTCAGtgtttgatttatatatccaagacaaattgcagctttctagcactaacgatcacggagcaaagcctcggatgGACAGGCAGGCAGACGAACATGGCGAAACTCAAAGGATTCCTAATAGTTGACTATACGGAACTATAAACAGAAAATTTTACTTCAATAACgataatataaatttttatatgttatatatatattttatatacctctATGTGCTAGCAACatatatgtttgaagtcggtgccaaggtgaatgtataatattttatttttacgtttATGAAGTCTGTTCTTCTTTTTTTAaggtacctaatttaatttgttaattttttattagaaaaacataccaaaactaagtaaataatttatttacttgtatcttaaataatattatgtagattAGGTACGAAGGCATCTATCCAACAaccttgttttaatttattatctcATTAATTAATAACATGTTAGTGAAAGTATTCAACTAATAAtagatatgtatatattttgaataaattGCCAGTCACACAATTTTTGTGGTTGTGAGACCTCCATTGTTTTACATGTAACTTTTTAAAggaattctttattttttattttataggatTGTAAGCATATGTAAAAGGCATGCACCACAACACTTTGCTGAAACAAgaaatgaatttcaacggcgactaattttgtgtagccggaacgagggggctcatttcaaacaatttatcagttaaataatttaagtgtaacaaattgatagtaaaataaagttaatgttagatttaacgatcatttttattttttagaccaaaataaatgtttgttagagaaattttatcctgaataataatactatcgattagtataataaaatagggagtgtttgtttttttaattttagttggttcgagtcccgggcgaggcaagcgagtcttagaaaatctttgaatgcagttttgtttctttttaaaaataaaggaatgtctcctttaagtaaaatgagccagcttaaggattaaaggtagtttccctccagggcccgatttatctttccacactgtatattatacaggatgaccttagccattggacaaaccctgaaatcctcAGGACAGGTTACtcctcaggaatgctctaacgttaatatttttttaataagataagaacaaaagataaaaaaaataattgccaaacaaaagttattttcaataatcgacaacaaaaagaaacatactctattggcagtgcttttgacaatttgttcgaaaatatgcggcaatgatgacatttgtcaaaagtcagaatcttattagtttcaaaaataaaaaagataatcaaaaaggtcgagaaagtttcatacaatttattacctcaggatcGAGCTAAAATACTAACACATAATATACAGGCTGCTCTAAAgcaaaaaatcgtaatttacaCCAgctgttatgatactttgtatactgtttctaaataccctaatgcatatgtacctacatttctactttgtccaatggctagggataCACTGTATACCCTCTTGCTCACTGAAATTTCAGGCTTCTATCCGCAATTCAGATACAGGGGATCGGAAAATGTCCTGAATAGTGTTCTAGAAAGCGGGTAAAATTCATGACTCATACAAAACtcaaacctgttttttttttgcctacATCATACAACATACAACATATTGATGCTTGTGCTTCGCTGACACTtgattaaatacatatttaatttagtgTATAGAGCACCATCTCTCGGTTATATGTTTAAGTAACCGTCCAGTTAATTGAATAACATGTCTGTATTTGCAGTATCGCGTTGACGCGGAGATAGCGTATAGTATGGCTTGAGAGTTCCAGCAAATGACAGCAGATGCCGTTATTAGGGCTGTGCTGTGcgctgtacagtcaagggcataaatatatatacatttccaaagtttcaaaaatatgtgttacACCTTTTAGTATGTGTACCTACCATTATGttgtatgtaataaatatagTAGATCGttaaaggcacccatttctgtcgaggtagtttggcgctcgaacgcaatggtgcctttcacccgagttaaacactacttttcatatcgaatgcgaggaaaccaaacatttatttacactttCGACTAAAACACCCAGACTTTTAACCAACTGTGGAAATTCTCCGCTCTCGGGTCGCTCGGGAGGGGCCGCAGTCATCGCAGCACCATATTCGCGGCGTTCGAGGGGAGCCCGCGATATCGCGGCACCATAGTCGCGGTGCACAGTCGCTGTCCGCGTAGGGGATGCGACATGCGCGCGAGGGGCTTCAGCTTCCAGACccctgaaaatattattattaattaattatataatgtatttTCATGATTAAAGGCAGCTTTAGACTTACggggcgggcccacggcgttcgcgttcgcaacgagatcgcccacgtaggacacttctataggtatgaaaggattgattcacccggcgccgcatcgcttcgcttcgctttcgcgtattgttcgcctacgtagtacgctgtgtAAGTAACATTTCAAGACATTGTTGTCACATTTATcttaattcttattttaattgtttaattgggtaggtaaagttttttgaagataggcaaattatatttttatccgatagtatgcagctctttcatttttatttcgtattatttattaaatatatttttttaagtgaccgagatgacgtttgtgaaatttaatagcagatcaggcactgcaatgcctgtgcacgtgatttaattgatgagatagaaaaaaaaacgatgtcaagtcaactgtcagtgtcacttagctgtcattgccgaaaaataacctcagaataataactaaagcatattctgatgcgatttagtgttatcatatggttatcattgagattttcgacgacctcagcacgagccacggacttctgattccccacgacatctgcgagtatttgaACAAAGATtaaatctactttcgacaacttggcactgcatATTGGACGTTTTCTTGCCTTCACGACGACCCGACCCTTGCGCAGACCCTGGACTGAGTTTTGCAAGAAGGATGAGCGAGTTTATGCGAGCAGATTGTACAAACTTGACCCACATGgacctagttatgattttaaattattatcataacagtgataagcacaatgccgccgaaattagaggagcgaaggccctcctgtacgtatcagtgaaatacatacattaaacattttggtatttatattttacctgcaatgtttagtctacatatacaccttaaaccttaacttcattcattttttattgttttaggcaTCAAGGAACGGATATGTGGAAAATAATGTAGGCTATGTCGAAATAAAAAGAAGCAACACAGAATGTATTCTTCGGGCTAAAGTTGTACCGGAgaccaaattaagaaaaaaaaaatttttatattgtGACCGTTCACTTAgacgaaaaaaattatattgtcaATGATGCATCATTTGATAGTGAGGATTGCCCTGCATCAGCTGGTAAATAAAGTCTTATAATAAGTGCCCAAAGGCACACAGAATCGGTTATCGAGacaccccgagacaggccgagaacgagtgtgtacagcccacattaaggttttgtgtaacccgtgcgaagccggggcgctataaatgtttatttaattttacccaTTTACCAAAAATCCTAGATCTTATAAAGGAATACCTAGTGCCTAAATGCCTGAATctcagaatgtattttttttttcaaacttcaaaTCATTGTAGTGTAGTGATACCTAAATCTTTAATTAGGGGAGAGTGGGTCACAGTGAATTACTTTTTCAGACGGttaataaagtgaatattaagtactataataacctacgttttattcttgttcttcatttctacaaaatatttagatttgtattaaaatggcCCTTGTTTGACGCAGGTATGTACATACCTTACCGTTCgaaaaatgggcccctggtatttgtgtgttgagcaatcgttatttgttttacaagggggcaaagttgttgtttaaagtggaattttgagcgtagcaagggtttcaaagcacgaggattaaacaaattttgcccccgagtgaaacacaaaaattttcaccacaccaacccgaagaaaatattaaccatcaaacaagaccaaatccaaatgatcattcaaaatcatcatttaaaagtcaattccaccagctaACCTAAGGaagcaactcaaaatttgcatctgattactttgccccacatgtggataaagtacaactttctcatcagtttttgaataatcaagagagatattgttcctgactcatgggtgttttctatgtatatgagTATGTATTATCTATATTGGTATGTTGTATATTGTCTCCTAGTACCCTtagtacagtcgtcatcagatatatcggagcggccgatgtgctcaaaaatatctgaacacatacCCTCACGCCTTGCAATAAAgatgtgctcagatatttgtgagaacttTAGCcggtctgatatatctgatggcgactgtacttacaaacttttcttagtttggggctaggtcgatcttcgTGTTTCGTGTAGGATGTCccctaatacttattatatgatttatttgataagtgtttgtttattataaaaggATATTCATTTgtggatttatataataaaacgagACAAAAATTActtgatttttattatactgcTTTGCAAGTTTACTAGAGCACATGCTATCAAAACGGCTTCATCTACATACTTGACATGATTATGGTTTACAGTCGAGTGAGGTTCCAAGAATGCGGATTCCCTCAACCGCCGTATGACATGTTCCATGTGTACCCGCAAGCTGGCGATCACTTTGGTTTGTATTACCTCGGCTTTGGAAGGTGTCTCTTTCGAA
It encodes:
- the LOC134748309 gene encoding uncharacterized protein LOC134748309; this encodes MIIRWASTHLKDEQDYCALAMTCTHDGAPVYGIAPDNRTARLFLDTCDVHEYNCDHKTNYRPCIEHPVTEISTRAVRDSDTEELLKMKLSTSSNSPNKIATINAKRRRKKIQGFS